gtgttggtgatagaatcaccccaaagagtgtggcggcagttaaaatcacctactatgaggaaaggtgattgaagttgggaaattaggttttcaaaagcaactaagttaatggggtgggaaggggagaagtagactgaaatcactctgatccagcggcgaagaaagatacgaataactgtacaagggacagtggtttgaaagggaggtatgacataaggtgttttctggttgataagtatagacgagacataagggagtgtggggaagaaacaaaatggtaattggggattggtattggagaatgtgtaagaaaagtttcttggaggcatataatggatgggttataagaggagaggatatgtcggaggtcaggtctgtgagaggggaaaccgcgaatgttccaatgaaggattgttatactttcgttgatttagtggcaaagattgcagtgcttggagactttgaaggggaaggtgctagagggtgggataaagaatgaggttggggaggtgatgttgtatcaggaggggtgtcgggaggtagagggtctggggaagagggtatttgtgacatgagggattcacgtgtgtatccaggagggaatggaagggatagaggggatggtgggagggttaatacaggtaggggtggagtggggggggatgggttttgttgggatggggtaggaggattgggtgtagggagaatatgagtaggaggaggatggatatcggcagtcactttgagtgtggagggagcgggaatcgtagaatttgaaggtggatgagtatcagtttgggattctattatgtagttctggatatcttcaagagtttctgtaatggggttggttgtagagttttgtgagataaagattttcttgtgagggggggaagataagtctggtgtctgataaataggggcaaaggaaggtggaggtgattgtgaggaagggaagagggggtggaacgtttattctgtctgctgcgggtagtgcggggagggagaggggaaggtgttggggctgtagtagagattggggtgtctggatttaggatagcaaaagaatttgattgggtagagattggcgtgtctgggttaaggatggcaaaagagtttgactggggaaggtaggaggtagaagaggggaatttagatggagagggggttgggtttaggagagggtgtaggagcttgggaggtatgggaatcggcagagtgagcaacattactggagtagggggtaagagaaaagccttgtcgacgagcttcctgtctggcttcacgtagagtacgtccaagtctgaatctgagagttgctacctcagactcaaatttgtaggtggggcagcctctttAAAATACAtcatgggggccgccacagtttgcacatgtgcgtgattgtgcagagcaatttgatcgagtatggccaggttgggaacatagcgggcatctggctgtggaatggcaatgtttggcaggatgtcctaaatgacaacaattttggcactgacgaggaggagtttggtatggtcggacaggtaggtattccccacctatgtaaacatttaagggaaggtcatgtctacggaaagtaattttggcaatgttgataaatttcttacgatttcctctggcaggaatggagtagcattgtacatatgttgcatcatagtctgtgagacaagcgagtaagtcctctccacaatctgactattctttgtcatggattgggcaatctgttggggagatagagactgttccagtgcaagtattgagggttggatgaggttctgtagggatgggattaccacatagatcagttagttttgttaatgctatagcttcgttttcagttgttactgtgacgagacgggagtggtcgcgtcggctacggaaagagactttgcctacttgtttttggaggcattgttggaagaggagggtgttttgagagtagggagctgtgggagggatcacgaaaatcggtcccatttggctgggctaaatagagtatttaggattcttgtagaggtgggggtagtagaagtgcggggacgtgtggaggagggagtagtgttgaggggggtagtgttacggggaggtgggcaataaagttgtaaggtagtaataaggggagatgggatggttgatgaagaaggttgtggtagtaaaggtgttgaagttgagcatgctgggagagtagaaatgtctcctggggttggttgttgattatggttgatactgtactagtatgcattgatgatgggggagttgttgcagtgttcggagccgtggtcaaaggggagccgggattggggctatttgataaaggggcaagcctcattgcccctaaaagtggggttacatcttcattattggccatcataagcctggagtatattgggaaaaaaaacagtccacccctcagggtccccttgaggggtaagggccaggtatggcaggggaataccgtgcccatggttccctcaggccgttcaggactgacacaaagtcagcctttcatcctttcagcacggctctcacaccttaggaggtggatagtagaagggattgatgaagaaactgaaacgaaaagtataagtgggaaaaaagaccatgcaaaattagttgagtcgatggccgagtcccaaggttgaggagttccccatcatggagtctcagtctccgtctcctaagccccccccacgacaacaacgggcaaaggattgggagggaaagagaaagagagaaagagagaaagagaaagagaaaaagtgagaaagagaaagagagagagagaaagagaaagaaagagagagaaagagaaagaaagagaaaaaaagagaaagaaagagaaagagaaagagaaagagaaagagaaagagaaagagaaagagaaagagaaagagaaagagaaagagaaagagaaagagaaaaagagaaagaaagagtaagaaagagaaagaaagagaaagaaagagagagagagagggagggagggggggggagagagagagcgagaatgagtaagtgagttagtgtatgtgaatgtgtatgtgtgtgtgtgtttcaacagAACCAAGTTCTTTAGGAAAAGAAAACCCCAATTTGTAGCAGTCAACTTTATACTGGAAATTAACAATCAACAATATCACAGACATAAAACAGTCCAATATCAAATGTGGATATTCATCCAAATGCAACAAAACACttaaattataacaaataatcTTGAACTatacaacaaaagaaatataaatatcagaTTTCAATATTTGCTACGAACAGTTTGAATcaatatttaaatgaaaaaggaaatgatattctcaaataaataaataaataaataaataaataaataaataaataaataaatatatatatatatatatatatatatatatatatatatatatacacacatatatatatttaaatagtctTCACAAATATCAGGACATGTAGTAAAATAGTCTGATCTATTTAGAGCATATgtttcacatatatacaagcactaGAAGTTAACTTGAGCTGTGATCTCCTGACTAATCCACTGCtatctttttatgtataattctaaaaaaaagcaAGTCGTGCCTGCTACAAGTAATAAGCTTTTCCAAGCTTGACATATAGTAATGTCTCTGTGATAAGCATTAGAAGGAGGTCTTTTAATAAATGCAAGGTCTCACATGTACCATGCAAGTTATATCTGTGCTACTATACTACTCCTTTTCAAGCCCATTAAAAAATGATGGCAAGTTTTCCTCTAGACTTTTGGGTACACTACTAACAATTACTAAAATAGTTTCACATAAACAAGCTTTTTAAGGGCATGCTTTCTTAAATAGAGCATTGTTCAAAAgcatataaagataaattaaaagaaaatatagagatcCTTGAAGAAAATGTCATTTAGATAAAAGATACGTAACGCTATGAGAATTACCATGCCACTGCAGCAAAATGACATTTTGCAACatataatatcattacaattattttgaaaggaacgtttttttttgtcttactcagatgaataaataatccaAGACATTATCCTCAGCTATGGGGaattatatcaaaatattttagaTGTTAGATTTGTCTCTGCTTTTATAGAATACTATATTTAAACAACTCTGAACTCTTTTTAACCTTAGGCACTGGGTACATGCACTCTCCACTACTGTTTTGTTTTGTCAATTTTATTTGTACTTAGATAGCTTTATACATGCTTAGTCATCCACAAGGAGTCAAATAACAGGCCTAACAGTCCTCACCTGTTTACATGATTCCTTGTATTTTAAAGGAttctatataaaatattattattattattaacccaccGGCTTCAGGTAGTGTGGACATCTTGTAATGAGTGATGGAAACTTCTCAGAtgatgaggggtgaggggtggggtggaggggtgatGGGCATATCTTGTCATGGGACTTAAATTAACTCATTGAGCCTTAAGGAAGTGGCTTATTCATGAGCTCCAGCATTCCCCAAGGGTAGAGTTTACCAGCAAACGACCATGCCTGGGAGAGGGCTGTCTCCTGGGAGGACATTACATCCAGGAACTTATTCCTACCTGCTGTTACTGGTGATGTAGGGTGTGTTATAGAAAGCTGAATAATATGAAATGTACAATACTACACAAATAACACAATGGtatttattgctactgttattgcaCAGTGTAAACTACCTCACAGAGAGGAGGCAATGAGTTTTGATActgcacatgagtgtttgtgtgggccAGGCTTACAGGCCACACACCCAGGAGAATTGCCACTCAAGGAAGCCTAATGAAGTGAAGCACCTAACaagttaaatattattattgttattgacattatcattattttaacattattaataatactaacagtaataacaataaaaatccttCTTTAAGACATTTCTCATTAATTGTAAAATGTATCTGACTTGTAACAAGTGGCTAGAGGAAGTTACTGAATCTGAATTTAAACAAGATCAGCAGATTATATTAATCAGACCTAGTAAATGGCTCTGtcttgactaagcacttgtgaagccatctatgtgtaaataaaattagTAAACTGAAATTACAGTGGAGCAGGCATGCATACATCTGCTTCCAGCATTAATGGGTTAAAAGTGTTTCTTCTTACAACATTCAATAATTTATACTTCTTCTAATCTTTCATTCTGTTTGGTGCAAGCCAGACATTACTTTCTTTTGCTACTTTACTAGCAGATACTTTGCTTCAGCAAAGCCTACAGTGTAAATGTCTCAAGTAAAGGTATATTATTAGCAGTGAAATAACAatttatgatatatgcatataccattCCTGCACcaggaaataacaacaaaaaaattatgtaaaagaagagaaaaagttaCAGCTTAATATTAGCTTCAATTTCAATACTTACTTttctaatgaaaaaaatgaaataatgtctATGTAAAAGCCACAACTAACAAGCTAAATTTGATTGCTGTTGGAAGCTATATTACTATGAGAATGTACATATAACATTACAAATTTCTTAGGAAAATGGCCTTTTTCATATCAAATAGTGAAAGGCCCATCAATAGAAAGCTGAAAGAAGTAGAAAATTATCAATCAAAATATTACTGTTTCAGTTTTTTCTCTTATACAAACAAGTGAAATCACCTTCATCtgcatatttttgtgtttttaagtGAAACATTCATGAGGTATTAGGTCCTCTCACAACCAATGATTTTTTACAAAATATTAAATTAACAATATCATTTAAATTTGAAGGAATGGTTTTTAAATCTTGAAATAAGAAGTTTAAAACTACTATTAAACTGATACAGTGTAATCATTTATAAAAGGGAGTGTTTGTACTAGTGAATGAGCTGACTCATTACCGTCCCTCTGAAGTTGCATGTAAACAACCATCTTCAATATTAAATATCAAATTTTATATCATACAATATGATAAATAAACTCTACAGAATATAGGATTTCTCTATATTCACAGTTAAACATGTAACAAATTAATAACAAacaggtataggtatatacagcCAAGCTCAATTTCATTGATGTCTGAGCACCCTTAAAGTTCTAAACATCATGGACACCAGTGAAAGTTTGGTGTAAACAGCTAAACAAGTGCATGTACCAATTCAGACTACCCTGAGTATTAAGTATGGAAGAAATAATGCATCCTATTTTATCTTTTACAAAGCATGTttaaaacaaaacagtaacatTTCAAGTGAGTAATgttcataaataataaatattgcaACAATTTTCAGATTTCTGCACAACCATATTGTAAGCACAAATTAACTCATTAAGTAGAaccaaaattttaaaataaacttaGGTAATGAcctttcaatataaatatatatgtatctgtatatatatatatatatatatatatatatatatatatatatatatatatataaaaaatgttttacatatttttttctaaagacaTATTAaggcacacatgcatgtactctGGTCTGCCACTGACTAAAAAATACTTTTCTAAATAAAAAAGATCTGTTACTTATAGACTgttaacaatttaaaaaaacagataacaattttgttattaaaatattcttACAGCTGATTTAAGCAATCCGgcaacaaaaaagtaaaatgacaACACTTACTTGAGCCTTCTGTCCATGAATACagattctttattaatttattcatgacCTTCCTCTCTCGGAGCAAGATCCATATATCTACGTACAGAGTTATCCATTACAAAATGAACTCCATTATCAATTGGATGAACAATAAATGGAATGCATCCCAGACCAATAGCTGTTGTTATCCATTTTCTTGTCGTTAGAGGGATTCTTGGGATAATCTTGGCCATGGTATAAAGTGAGGCAGCACACACACGGTTGATTGTAAAGCCTGGTACAATCACTGATGCAAAGGCTTGCCAAAGAAGAGTATCAACTGCGGCATGAGTAATAGCACGCTGGGTAGCACCTGGTTGCTGTAGAAGATCAACATGAACTTAGGAAATACTTCAGCATCAAAATGCCATATGGCTTTTAT
This genomic interval from Penaeus chinensis breed Huanghai No. 1 chromosome 11, ASM1920278v2, whole genome shotgun sequence contains the following:
- the LOC125030597 gene encoding mitochondrial fission process protein 1-like, which codes for MFCLVGYANEVGEAFRALTPLWFVRSTYGVASAYVIADTYDKSTKMSKQPGATQRAITHAAVDTLLWQAFASVIVPGFTINRVCAASLYTMAKIIPRIPLTTRKWITTAIGLGCIPFIVHPIDNGVHFVMDNSVRRYMDLAPREEGHE